In one Umezawaea sp. Da 62-37 genomic region, the following are encoded:
- a CDS encoding PQQ-dependent sugar dehydrogenase, translating to MALLAVSSTTSAVPAVAAAATTVVGVASGRCLDVVGNARESETAVNIYDCNGQANQAWNFTSAGELRVYDDTLCLDVVGQSTTAPAAVQIYTCTGGANQRWTIRSDGAIVGVQSGLCLDVTGQGTANSTLVGLWTCNGQDNQKWRTSGGSADTQPPTVPGNPRVSNLVCDSVTFAWNASTDNVGVAFYDVYHDGQLMKSVSGTTLSTSLSVVAGATWGLYVNARDAAGNVSQASTTVSITPPQCQADTQPPTAPTQLAGSASGTTVTLSWTASTDNIGVRAYDVYRGDAQVGTVTGTVPPATLFIDSGLTSNTRYQYYVVARDGQANTSARSNTATVTTGAGCANAVCAVTQVGTDTDIPWGLVTLSDGTILYSRRDAHDIVRLNPVTGAKTTVGTVSNVSGTDGEGGLLGLAVSPGFASDHWLYIMHTSPNDNRIVRIKLENDRLDTSTEQVLLSGILRNKFHDGGRLRFGPDGKLYASTGDAQNGDNAQNRNGLNGKVLRLNADGSVPSDNPFGNYVWSYGHRNPQGLAFDSRGRLWEQEFGNGIMDETNLITKGGNYGWPACEGTSGSCGTAGFIAPKRTYSTADGSCSGVAIVRDVLYVACQRGTRMYREVISGDSLTNVQVYFNGTYGRLRTVEPSSDGGLWLTTSNNGDKDSTPNNSNEKILHVALGG from the coding sequence ATGGCTTTGCTGGCGGTGTCTTCCACGACCAGCGCCGTGCCGGCAGTGGCGGCGGCGGCCACGACCGTGGTCGGCGTGGCTTCCGGCCGCTGTCTCGACGTGGTCGGCAACGCCAGGGAGTCGGAGACCGCCGTCAACATCTACGACTGCAACGGGCAGGCAAACCAGGCCTGGAACTTCACCTCGGCCGGGGAGCTCAGGGTCTACGACGACACCTTGTGCCTGGACGTGGTCGGTCAGAGCACGACCGCCCCGGCCGCGGTGCAGATCTACACCTGTACCGGTGGCGCCAACCAGCGCTGGACCATCAGGTCCGACGGCGCGATCGTCGGGGTGCAGTCAGGTCTCTGCCTGGACGTGACGGGCCAGGGCACGGCCAACAGCACCCTGGTGGGACTGTGGACCTGCAACGGGCAGGACAACCAGAAGTGGCGGACGTCCGGAGGAAGCGCGGACACCCAGCCGCCGACGGTGCCCGGCAACCCCAGGGTGAGCAACCTGGTGTGCGACTCGGTGACCTTCGCGTGGAACGCCTCGACCGACAACGTCGGAGTCGCGTTCTACGACGTGTACCACGACGGCCAACTGATGAAGTCGGTGAGCGGCACCACGCTGTCCACCAGCCTGTCCGTGGTGGCCGGGGCGACCTGGGGCTTGTACGTTAACGCGCGTGACGCGGCGGGCAACGTCTCCCAGGCCAGCACCACCGTGTCGATCACACCGCCGCAGTGCCAGGCCGACACCCAGCCGCCGACCGCGCCGACACAACTCGCGGGCTCCGCGTCCGGCACCACGGTGACGTTGTCGTGGACGGCATCCACCGACAACATCGGAGTCCGGGCCTACGACGTCTACCGCGGCGACGCCCAAGTCGGCACAGTGACCGGCACCGTTCCTCCCGCCACCTTGTTCATCGACAGCGGTTTGACGTCCAACACCAGGTACCAGTACTACGTGGTGGCGCGCGACGGGCAGGCCAACACGTCAGCCCGCAGCAACACCGCGACGGTGACCACCGGCGCGGGGTGCGCCAACGCGGTATGTGCCGTGACGCAGGTCGGAACCGACACCGACATCCCGTGGGGCCTGGTCACGCTGTCCGACGGCACCATCCTCTACAGCCGCCGCGACGCGCACGACATCGTCCGTCTCAACCCGGTCACCGGGGCGAAGACGACGGTGGGCACGGTGTCGAACGTGTCCGGCACCGACGGTGAGGGCGGACTGCTCGGTCTGGCCGTCTCGCCCGGCTTCGCGAGTGACCACTGGCTCTACATCATGCACACCTCGCCCAACGACAACCGGATCGTGCGGATCAAGCTGGAGAACGACCGGCTCGACACCTCCACCGAACAGGTTCTGCTCAGCGGGATCCTGCGCAACAAGTTCCACGACGGCGGCAGGCTGCGGTTCGGCCCGGACGGCAAGCTCTACGCCAGCACCGGTGACGCACAGAACGGCGACAACGCGCAGAACAGGAACGGCCTCAACGGCAAGGTCCTGCGGCTCAACGCGGACGGCAGCGTGCCGTCGGACAACCCGTTCGGCAACTACGTGTGGAGCTACGGCCACCGCAACCCGCAGGGACTGGCGTTCGACTCCCGTGGACGGCTGTGGGAACAGGAGTTCGGCAACGGGATCATGGACGAGACGAACCTGATCACCAAGGGCGGCAACTACGGCTGGCCCGCTTGCGAGGGCACCTCGGGCTCCTGCGGTACCGCGGGTTTCATCGCGCCGAAGCGCACCTACTCCACGGCGGACGGCTCGTGCTCGGGTGTCGCCATCGTTCGCGACGTGCTGTACGTGGCCTGCCAACGTGGCACTCGGATGTATCGCGAAGTGATCAGCGGCGACAGCCTGACCAACGTGCAGGTGTACTTCAACGGCACCTACGGCCGACTGCGCACGGTGGAACCTTCCTCTGACGGCGGTCTGTGGCTGACAACCTCGAACAACGGCGACAAGGACAGCACTCCGAACAACAGCAACGAGAAAATCCTGCACGTCGCACTCGGCGGGTAA
- a CDS encoding MFS transporter gives MAPSLVKPPGGRSATPSSAGYVLGLLFVGNLLNFYDRALPSVVLEPIKNEFGLDDTQVGILASAFVLVAALAGVPLGRLADRIPRATVAGWGLFVWSAFTAAGGVLTTFWGFFASRVGVGVGESSYAPATGSLLSDLYPSERRSRAHSLFMLGFPIGTLLAFVTAGGLAVAFDSWRAPFLIAAVPGFVVALLVLRIREPERGAADPARLDAPAPHRGRRQSLRSLMKVRSLYGMLLAFAGYNFAAYAIGTFLTPVLQRYYGLSLVSAGLVGGIVVGVTGLIGLVAGGRVLDQAARKSPEARVRVAALSLLGAAVFSFAGLIAGQGALWWLVVFLSLGYLLGIVYLAAAVPVVSDVIRPEQRSGALGLLFAVGYLLGGAGGPILVGVLSDALAAGSASATEASAQGLRTALMISVPLAFAVAAAGMLLAARFVRADRDAMLSPQNTP, from the coding sequence GTGGCGCCCTCTCTCGTCAAGCCTCCAGGCGGCCGGTCCGCAACACCTTCGTCGGCGGGTTACGTACTCGGACTGCTGTTCGTCGGCAATCTGCTCAACTTCTACGACCGGGCCCTGCCCTCCGTCGTGCTGGAACCGATCAAGAACGAGTTCGGTCTCGACGACACCCAAGTCGGCATTCTCGCTTCGGCGTTCGTGCTCGTCGCGGCCCTCGCGGGCGTCCCGCTGGGACGCCTGGCCGACCGGATTCCCCGCGCGACAGTGGCGGGCTGGGGGCTGTTCGTATGGAGCGCCTTCACCGCGGCAGGCGGAGTGCTGACCACCTTCTGGGGGTTCTTCGCCTCCCGGGTCGGAGTGGGCGTGGGCGAGTCCAGCTACGCACCGGCCACCGGGTCGCTCCTATCGGACCTCTATCCGAGTGAACGGCGCTCCCGGGCACATTCCCTGTTCATGCTCGGCTTCCCGATCGGCACACTGCTCGCTTTCGTCACCGCCGGCGGGCTCGCCGTCGCGTTCGACAGTTGGCGGGCGCCGTTCCTCATCGCGGCGGTGCCCGGCTTCGTCGTCGCCCTTCTCGTACTGCGCATCCGCGAGCCCGAGCGAGGGGCGGCGGACCCGGCACGCCTCGACGCCCCCGCCCCGCACCGCGGTCGTAGACAATCCCTCCGCTCGCTGATGAAAGTACGTTCCCTGTACGGGATGCTTCTCGCCTTCGCCGGCTACAACTTCGCGGCCTACGCGATCGGTACCTTCCTCACCCCCGTACTGCAGCGCTACTACGGCCTCTCCCTCGTCAGCGCCGGCCTGGTGGGCGGCATCGTCGTGGGCGTGACCGGCCTGATCGGCCTGGTGGCGGGAGGCCGGGTACTCGACCAAGCAGCAAGGAAGTCGCCCGAGGCCAGGGTCCGGGTAGCCGCCCTGAGCCTTCTTGGCGCCGCGGTGTTCTCCTTCGCAGGCCTGATTGCGGGCCAGGGAGCACTGTGGTGGCTGGTGGTATTCCTGAGCCTGGGCTACCTGCTCGGCATCGTCTACCTGGCGGCGGCCGTACCTGTGGTCTCCGACGTCATCCGCCCAGAGCAGCGGTCCGGTGCGTTGGGGCTGTTGTTCGCCGTGGGCTACCTGCTCGGCGGCGCGGGCGGCCCCATCCTGGTCGGCGTCCTGTCCGACGCCTTGGCCGCCGGGTCGGCGTCGGCGACCGAGGCATCGGCCCAGGGCCTGCGGACAGCTCTGATGATCTCCGTTCCCCTCGCCTTCGCGGTGGCGGCGGCCGGCATGCTCCTCGCCGCACGATTCGTCCGAGCCGACCGTGACGCGATGCTCTCCCCGCAGAACACACCGTGA
- a CDS encoding CocE/NonD family hydrolase, with protein MRPQRDGRLRAGRARRRNRVRTGEVRGPGPAYWCTQSYAICNPDVRGVVDSEGDSVLWDRQEGRDCHDLVEWLARQLWCSGKAGISGTSYLAVFG; from the coding sequence GTGCGTCCCCAGCGTGATGGGCGGCTTCGGGCTGGTCGGGCTCGACGACGGAATCGTGTCCGGACTGGAGAAGTTCGAGGGCCCGGACCCGCCTACTGGTGCACCCAGAGCTACGCGATCTGCAACCCGGACGTCCGGGGCGTGGTCGACTCCGAGGGCGACAGCGTGCTGTGGGACCGGCAGGAGGGCCGCGACTGCCACGACCTGGTCGAGTGGCTGGCGCGGCAGCTGTGGTGCTCCGGCAAGGCCGGCATAAGCGGCACCTCCTACCTTGCGGTCTTCGGGTGA
- a CDS encoding helix-turn-helix domain-containing protein, giving the protein MEHETPTAWPVRRRMPDLQTLDALARTAVLAAVARLRSLRDVFAGRFLEMIRQHVPGYGVLSDEEIRASARRFMDILISELSSLRIPDAALREVLGDYAVERAARGLPLDVLAIGYQLGSREMLALLDEVAIDVGLPPDLLLAVHDSTWEFSNEASAVFARVRHDLALERAHFDAERRSAFAGGVLGGTFPAERVNQDAHLFGLAPRTPHVALAARAVSDDDADTIRRAIASAVRVPADRLLLAQVGAVLGFIAPKAPESVASHLVAVGPSLPLDQLHTGFTEAVLVLETARHFSMSGVVRLSDLGPRPLVLSDAPTADDLSERHLAALDAAGRSSSEIEETARTYLECDQDVREAARRLAVHPNTVRYRVRRFQELTGLELRRTEDLVTSWWLLNRRRH; this is encoded by the coding sequence GTGGAGCACGAGACCCCCACGGCTTGGCCCGTTCGTCGGCGCATGCCGGACCTCCAGACCCTCGACGCCCTGGCTCGCACCGCGGTGTTGGCCGCCGTCGCGCGCCTGCGCTCACTGCGCGACGTCTTCGCCGGCCGCTTCCTGGAGATGATTCGTCAGCATGTCCCGGGGTACGGAGTGCTCTCGGACGAGGAGATCCGGGCGTCCGCCCGACGGTTCATGGACATCCTCATCTCGGAACTCTCCTCCCTGCGCATTCCGGACGCGGCGCTGCGCGAGGTGCTCGGCGACTACGCCGTCGAGCGGGCCGCCCGAGGGCTCCCGCTCGACGTGCTCGCCATCGGTTATCAGCTGGGCTCTCGGGAGATGCTCGCCCTGCTGGACGAGGTAGCGATCGACGTGGGCCTCCCCCCGGACCTTCTGCTCGCGGTGCACGACAGCACCTGGGAGTTCTCCAACGAGGCGTCCGCGGTGTTCGCCAGGGTCCGGCACGACCTCGCCCTGGAACGCGCGCACTTCGACGCCGAACGCCGTTCAGCCTTCGCCGGCGGTGTACTGGGCGGGACCTTCCCGGCCGAACGGGTCAATCAAGACGCCCACCTGTTCGGGCTCGCGCCCCGGACGCCCCATGTGGCCCTCGCCGCACGGGCGGTGTCCGACGACGACGCCGACACGATCCGTCGCGCCATCGCCTCGGCGGTCCGCGTCCCCGCCGACCGGCTCCTGCTCGCCCAGGTCGGAGCGGTCCTCGGGTTCATCGCCCCGAAGGCGCCCGAATCCGTCGCAAGCCACTTGGTGGCGGTCGGCCCGTCGCTCCCGCTCGACCAGCTCCACACGGGTTTCACCGAAGCGGTGCTGGTACTGGAGACCGCGCGGCACTTCTCCATGTCGGGCGTCGTGCGGCTGTCGGACCTCGGTCCGCGACCGCTCGTGCTTTCGGACGCGCCTACGGCCGATGACCTGTCCGAGCGTCACCTGGCGGCACTCGACGCGGCGGGACGGTCGAGCAGCGAGATCGAGGAGACCGCGCGGACGTACCTCGAATGCGACCAGGACGTGCGCGAGGCCGCCCGGCGCCTGGCAGTGCACCCGAACACCGTCCGGTACCGCGTACGGCGCTTCCAGGAACTCACCGGGCTGGAGTTACGACGCACCGAGGACCTGGTGACCTCGTGGTGGTTGCTGAACCGTCGACGCCATTGA
- a CDS encoding alpha/beta hydrolase, which translates to MASLRPVAVGRRCRGASWSMASGRHLIVESWPRPVWQSPAQATCRTEFAFRECRYRDVAEPTVHHTCHREFPEPHQGETLHSSPFRARGAAVAVTLLLFTVGACDQTDTGMAEQSTPSSTPSAALNGFYAQTLSFASCDGYATTSADEKLFADPKLECARLVVPLDYDDPDGPTGEVAVLRVPARGTAKGSLVLNPGGPGGPGMSFAVTTAATLAKSLVTERFDLIGFDPRGVGATKPTIACFTDQEYLAGQTRTEFLLAAGQFTAQDAQRLTDKCAQGSGGTQNLAAVSSRDTVRDMDILRAALGDDKLSFLGQSYGTRIGTLYAEAFPNNVRALVLDGAVDPSLGSERRLSQYAGFQRSFELMATDCAIQQDCPLGNDPKQATQTFQKIARPLLDKPILYGDGQQFTYNDLINSVIVGLYSMESWPVVTKGLVELQAGKPDRLVQASRLFAGREADGSGGNFDVANYAINCMDEARLTPQQAAEFRGKAYEMLPFADPGQGDEGAQDACASWPVTPKTTYPFPDRIDGLAPTLTISITGDPSTPYDAGVRLAKTLNGSMLTVNGEQHTIAGSGANDCVNKVVADYLIDLQVPAPDTMCTI; encoded by the coding sequence ATGGCTTCGCTCCGCCCGGTCGCCGTCGGTCGACGGTGCCGCGGCGCGTCATGGTCGATGGCGTCCGGCCGGCATCTGATCGTCGAATCGTGGCCGCGTCCGGTATGGCAATCACCTGCACAGGCGACGTGCCGGACCGAGTTCGCGTTTCGCGAGTGCCGTTACCGCGACGTTGCCGAACCAACCGTCCACCACACGTGCCATCGGGAATTTCCTGAACCTCATCAAGGAGAAACATTGCATTCCAGTCCATTTCGCGCTCGTGGAGCAGCGGTAGCGGTCACCCTGCTCCTGTTCACCGTGGGAGCGTGCGATCAAACCGACACTGGTATGGCGGAACAGTCCACGCCTTCCTCGACACCATCTGCGGCATTGAACGGTTTCTACGCGCAGACTCTGTCCTTCGCCTCGTGCGATGGTTATGCCACCACCAGCGCGGACGAGAAGCTCTTCGCCGATCCCAAGCTCGAGTGCGCTCGTCTGGTGGTGCCCTTGGACTACGACGACCCCGACGGTCCGACCGGCGAGGTGGCGGTGCTACGGGTGCCGGCTCGAGGGACGGCAAAAGGTTCCCTGGTCCTCAACCCCGGAGGACCAGGCGGACCCGGCATGTCCTTCGCCGTGACGACCGCCGCAACGCTGGCCAAGAGCCTCGTGACCGAGCGGTTCGACCTGATCGGATTCGACCCCCGCGGGGTCGGAGCGACCAAACCGACCATTGCCTGCTTCACCGATCAGGAGTACCTCGCCGGCCAGACCCGCACCGAGTTCCTGTTGGCGGCAGGGCAGTTCACCGCGCAGGACGCTCAGCGGTTGACCGACAAGTGCGCACAGGGTTCCGGTGGCACGCAGAACCTCGCTGCCGTCTCCAGTCGCGACACCGTCCGCGACATGGACATCCTCCGCGCTGCGCTCGGGGACGATAAGCTCAGTTTCCTCGGACAGAGCTACGGCACCCGCATCGGAACCCTGTACGCCGAGGCATTCCCGAACAATGTGCGCGCCTTGGTCCTCGACGGAGCGGTCGACCCCTCACTCGGCAGCGAACGCCGACTATCCCAGTACGCCGGTTTCCAGCGGTCCTTCGAACTGATGGCCACCGACTGCGCAATCCAGCAGGACTGCCCGTTGGGCAACGACCCGAAGCAGGCCACCCAAACCTTCCAGAAGATCGCCCGACCTCTGCTCGACAAGCCGATCCTCTACGGCGATGGACAGCAGTTCACCTACAACGACCTCATCAACAGCGTCATCGTCGGGCTGTACTCGATGGAGAGCTGGCCGGTGGTCACCAAGGGCTTGGTGGAACTCCAGGCGGGCAAGCCCGATCGTCTCGTCCAGGCGAGCCGGCTTTTCGCCGGCCGTGAAGCCGACGGCAGCGGCGGCAACTTCGACGTGGCGAACTACGCCATCAACTGTATGGACGAGGCACGTCTGACCCCGCAGCAGGCAGCCGAGTTCCGAGGCAAGGCCTACGAGATGCTGCCATTCGCCGATCCCGGCCAAGGCGATGAAGGCGCTCAGGACGCATGCGCGTCTTGGCCGGTGACGCCGAAGACCACCTATCCTTTCCCTGACCGCATCGACGGGCTGGCTCCCACGCTGACGATCTCGATCACCGGTGATCCGAGCACTCCTTACGACGCGGGTGTCCGCCTCGCCAAGACCCTCAACGGCAGCATGCTCACCGTGAACGGGGAGCAGCACACCATCGCCGGCTCCGGAGCAAACGACTGTGTCAACAAGGTGGTCGCCGACTATCTGATCGACCTGCAAGTCCCCGCCCCTGACACCATGTGCACGATCTGA
- a CDS encoding TetR family transcriptional regulator gives MTAQEAHVTGPRRGRRPGIGSTRQVVLDAARARFARDGFATTTIRGVATDAGVDASQVMQFFRSKNELFAAVMAIPPSALERFDTAFEGPDEHLGERVVRAYLSAWEGAADESEPLMAMLRGAITNDFARAQLRDFIQSRLAHGVKGRGGNDAMLRAALVASMLVGIVTGRQIIGVPALVTADTEQLVAIVAPAIQQVLVGGAPAQD, from the coding sequence ATGACCGCGCAGGAAGCACACGTGACGGGGCCGCGTCGCGGCCGCAGGCCCGGAATCGGCAGCACGCGGCAGGTGGTGCTCGACGCGGCCCGAGCGCGGTTCGCCCGCGACGGTTTCGCCACGACCACGATCCGAGGCGTCGCCACCGACGCCGGGGTGGACGCCTCGCAGGTGATGCAGTTCTTCCGATCGAAGAACGAGCTCTTCGCCGCCGTGATGGCCATCCCCCCGTCCGCGCTCGAGCGGTTCGACACCGCATTCGAGGGGCCCGACGAGCACCTCGGCGAGCGAGTGGTCCGCGCCTATCTGAGCGCTTGGGAAGGTGCTGCCGACGAATCCGAGCCCCTGATGGCGATGCTGCGCGGCGCGATCACCAACGATTTCGCGAGAGCGCAACTGCGCGACTTCATCCAGTCCCGGTTGGCGCACGGCGTCAAGGGGCGGGGCGGTAACGACGCGATGTTGCGCGCGGCCCTCGTGGCGTCGATGCTGGTCGGCATCGTAACCGGCAGGCAGATCATCGGCGTGCCCGCACTCGTCACCGCCGACACCGAGCAGCTCGTCGCGATCGTCGCCCCGGCGATCCAACAAGTCCTCGTAGGTGGCGCGCCTGCCCAGGACTGA
- a CDS encoding NAD(P)/FAD-dependent oxidoreductase — protein MTRANTRANSVKTTHAAGATSLIQHIQVLVIGSGFSGIALGRALKKSRFTDFLILERASEVGGVWQSNTYPGCRCDVPSHLYSFSFAPNPDWSSTYSPQPEIQAYLGRCLDRFGLRPHVRTGVEVQQARWDDEDQLWHVTTSTGQWTAQVLVSAVGPLTEPKLPDVSGIDRFRGKVMHSARWDHAHDLNDERVASIGTGASAIQYVPEIADHVGRLYVFQRSAPWITPHDKRAITEAERARFRARPRRQRAERAKAYLAKELLVLGFAKRPRLMHVLERVARRHLAHQVEDPSLRRALTPDFTLGCKRVVPSNAWYPALQKPNVELVPQALGEIREHSVIDAEGVEREVDTIIFGTGFHVTDIPFAAKVRGRDGELLSTAWAGSPRAYLGVSVPGFPNFFMFLGPNSGLGHSSMVYMIEAQAEHVKNAIRALEVSGSTSIEVDRQTHDAYNTDLDRKLAKSVWELGGCRTFYRDANGRNATIYPDWTFRFRRQAVRWKPEAYHLAAGPHTIDRQPTATVDAS, from the coding sequence GTGACGCGCGCGAACACCCGCGCGAACAGCGTAAAGACCACCCACGCAGCAGGGGCGACCTCCTTGATCCAACATATCCAGGTCCTTGTCATCGGCAGCGGCTTCTCCGGAATCGCACTGGGGCGAGCCTTGAAAAAGTCTCGGTTTACCGACTTCCTCATCCTTGAGCGCGCATCCGAGGTTGGGGGCGTCTGGCAGTCCAACACCTATCCCGGCTGCCGTTGTGATGTGCCCTCCCACCTGTACTCGTTCTCCTTCGCGCCCAACCCCGACTGGTCCTCGACGTACTCCCCCCAACCGGAGATCCAGGCTTACCTGGGGCGCTGCCTCGACCGTTTCGGACTCCGTCCACACGTGCGCACCGGAGTGGAGGTGCAGCAGGCGCGGTGGGACGACGAAGATCAGCTCTGGCATGTGACGACGAGCACAGGCCAGTGGACGGCGCAGGTCCTCGTCAGCGCCGTGGGTCCGCTGACCGAACCGAAGCTCCCCGACGTGTCGGGCATCGACCGCTTCCGCGGGAAGGTCATGCATTCGGCGCGCTGGGACCACGCCCATGATCTCAACGACGAGCGCGTGGCCTCGATCGGCACGGGTGCCTCCGCGATCCAGTACGTTCCCGAGATCGCCGACCATGTCGGCCGGCTGTACGTCTTCCAGCGCAGCGCCCCGTGGATCACCCCGCACGACAAGCGGGCGATCACCGAGGCCGAACGCGCACGGTTTCGGGCCCGGCCTCGCCGCCAGCGAGCAGAGCGGGCCAAGGCATACCTCGCCAAGGAACTCCTGGTGCTCGGGTTCGCCAAGCGACCCCGACTCATGCACGTCCTCGAGCGTGTGGCACGCCGTCATCTGGCACACCAGGTCGAGGACCCGTCCCTGCGCCGGGCCCTCACTCCCGACTTCACCCTCGGCTGCAAACGCGTCGTCCCGTCGAACGCGTGGTACCCCGCTCTGCAGAAGCCGAATGTCGAACTCGTCCCCCAGGCACTCGGTGAGATCCGCGAGCACAGTGTGATCGACGCGGAGGGTGTCGAGCGTGAGGTCGATACCATCATCTTCGGCACCGGGTTCCACGTCACCGACATCCCCTTCGCGGCGAAGGTACGCGGCCGTGACGGTGAACTGCTCAGCACCGCGTGGGCGGGATCACCGCGCGCCTACCTCGGTGTATCCGTCCCCGGCTTCCCGAACTTCTTCATGTTCCTCGGACCCAACTCCGGTCTGGGGCACAGCTCCATGGTCTACATGATCGAGGCTCAAGCGGAGCACGTGAAGAACGCCATTCGCGCGCTCGAGGTCTCCGGGTCGACGTCCATCGAGGTAGACCGGCAGACGCACGACGCGTACAACACCGACCTCGACCGCAAGCTGGCGAAATCGGTATGGGAACTCGGAGGCTGCCGCACTTTCTACCGGGACGCCAACGGCCGCAACGCCACCATCTACCCCGACTGGACCTTCAGGTTCCGCCGCCAAGCGGTCCGGTGGAAACCGGAGGCCTACCATCTCGCTGCTGGCCCACACACCATCGACCGGCAACCGACCGCGACCGTGGACGCCTCATGA
- a CDS encoding zinc-binding dehydrogenase — translation MRAVRLRQGHLEVVDMPTPRPGPGQLLVEVERCGICGSDLHSRLHADQLAQTLQLCGYPRYLRSDQSVVLGHEIYGKVVDIGPWSASRIKPGTPVVSIPLVRRGRQVDGVGLSAQAPGGYAEHVVVQEALTFPVPNGLPADLAALTEPMAVAWHAVNRGEVSRKDVAIVLGCGPVGLAVVSVLKSRGIGTVIASDYSAGRRALARKCGADVVVDPAVESPWEGASAGHGFMTSMPDQYNAGIDAIEDLTRLPLPWWTVWRALEGIGRTRPKRPVVFECVGVPGMIDGILAAAPLHSRVVVVGVCMGPDTIRPSLAVNKEIDLRFAVGYTPLEFRNTLHALADGTVNASHLVTGRVGLAGVAPAFAALADPEVHAKILIDPSLDTDRILVR, via the coding sequence ATGAGGGCCGTGCGGCTGCGCCAAGGACACCTCGAAGTCGTGGACATGCCGACGCCGCGCCCTGGGCCGGGCCAACTGCTGGTCGAAGTCGAACGCTGCGGGATCTGCGGCTCGGACCTACACAGCCGCCTGCACGCTGACCAACTGGCCCAGACGCTGCAACTGTGCGGCTACCCCCGCTACCTCCGCTCCGACCAGAGCGTGGTGCTCGGCCACGAGATCTACGGAAAGGTCGTCGACATCGGCCCGTGGAGCGCCAGCAGGATCAAGCCGGGCACGCCGGTCGTCAGCATCCCGCTGGTGCGACGGGGCCGGCAGGTCGACGGAGTCGGCCTGTCCGCCCAAGCCCCAGGCGGCTACGCCGAACACGTCGTCGTGCAGGAAGCGCTGACCTTCCCGGTCCCGAACGGTCTTCCCGCGGACCTCGCCGCACTCACCGAGCCCATGGCGGTGGCCTGGCACGCGGTCAACCGCGGCGAGGTGTCCCGCAAGGACGTCGCGATCGTCCTGGGCTGCGGCCCGGTGGGCCTCGCGGTCGTCTCCGTGCTCAAGTCCCGCGGCATCGGCACCGTGATCGCCAGTGACTACTCCGCGGGACGCCGGGCGCTCGCACGCAAGTGCGGCGCCGACGTCGTGGTCGACCCGGCCGTCGAATCGCCCTGGGAAGGTGCCTCCGCCGGGCACGGTTTCATGACCAGCATGCCCGACCAGTACAACGCGGGCATCGACGCCATCGAGGATCTGACGCGGCTGCCCCTGCCGTGGTGGACCGTCTGGCGGGCGCTGGAGGGAATTGGTAGGACCCGCCCCAAGCGCCCCGTGGTCTTCGAGTGCGTCGGGGTGCCCGGCATGATCGACGGCATCCTGGCCGCCGCGCCCCTGCACTCGCGCGTCGTCGTCGTCGGGGTCTGCATGGGCCCCGACACGATCCGCCCCTCGCTCGCGGTGAACAAGGAAATCGACCTCCGATTCGCCGTCGGGTACACGCCGCTGGAGTTTCGCAACACCCTGCACGCGCTCGCCGACGGCACTGTGAACGCCTCCCATCTCGTCACCGGCCGGGTGGGACTGGCAGGCGTCGCACCGGCATTCGCAGCCTTGGCCGACCCCGAGGTCCACGCCAAGATCCTCATTGATCCTTCGCTCGACACGGACCGGATCCTGGTGAGATGA
- a CDS encoding CocE/NonD family hydrolase, whose amino-acid sequence MNDDRMVSVPTHSPLAVRTGVLTKFHPGTQTLEAGFRITPQFRPLPVDVVSEKDVPVLLRDGVMIHVDVVRPVGTEPVPVIVTWSPYGKGQGASPA is encoded by the coding sequence ATGAACGACGACCGGATGGTGTCCGTGCCGACCCACTCGCCGCTGGCCGTAAGGACGGGCGTGCTGACGAAGTTCCATCCAGGCACCCAGACACTGGAAGCGGGATTCCGGATCACCCCGCAGTTCCGGCCCCTGCCGGTCGACGTCGTATCCGAGAAGGACGTGCCGGTCCTGCTCCGCGACGGCGTGATGATCCACGTCGACGTCGTCCGCCCCGTCGGCACCGAGCCGGTGCCGGTAATCGTGACCTGGAGCCCCTACGGCAAGGGGCAGGGTGCGTCCCCAGCGTGA